From the Ctenopharyngodon idella isolate HZGC_01 chromosome 3, HZGC01, whole genome shotgun sequence genome, one window contains:
- the LOC127508058 gene encoding gastrula zinc finger protein XlCGF8.2DB-like — MRVHTGEKPFTCDQCGKSFTRSEHLKLHMKIHTGEKPHACDQCGKRFLCERHFKRHMRVHSGEKSFMCDQCGMSFTRKIYLKEHMTIHTGGKPHACDQCGNSFTRSEHLKVHMRVHTGEKPYACDHCEKRFSSKHYLETHMRIHTGEKPYACDQCGKSFIRKTLVIQHMKIHTGEKPYMCEQCEKRFSCKGNLEIHMRVHTGEKPFTCDQCGKTFLVASNLKTHLRVHTKEKPHSCSVCGKSFSVLCNLKVHQKTHTGVRAHMCFECEKTFISLNSLKVHQRIHTGEKPYKCSHCDKRFSQSGTLKTHERIHSREKLHTCDQCGKSKVT; from the coding sequence atgagagttcatactggagagaagccgttcacatgtgatcagtgcggGAAGAGTTTCACAAGATCAGAACACCTTAAGTTACACATGaagatccacactggagagaagccacacgcatgtgatcagtgtgggaagagatTCTTATGCGAACGTCATTTTAagcgtcacatgagagttcattcTGGAGAGAAGTCCTTCatgtgtgatcagtgtgggatGAGCTTCACACGAAAAATATACCTTAAAGAACACATGACGATCCACACTGGAGGGAAGCCGCACGCATGCGATCAGTGTGGGAATAGTTTCACGCGATCAGAACACCTTAAAGtacacatgagagttcacacaggagagaagccgtacGCATGCGATCATTGTGAAAAGAGATTCTCAAGCAAACATTATCTTGAgactcacatgagaattcatactggagagaagccgtacgcATGTGATCAGTGCGGGAAGAGCTTCATACGAAAAACACTTGTTATTCAACACATgaaaatccacactggagaaaagccgtACATGTGTGAACAGTGTGAAAAGAGATTCTCATGCAAAGGTAATCTTGagattcacatgagagttcacaccggagagaagccgttcacatgtgatcaatgtggaaAAACATTTCTTGTGGCATCAAACCTGAAGACACACCTGAGAGTTCATACGAAGGAGAAGCCAcattcatgttctgtgtgtggaaagagtttttcagtGCTGTGTAATTTAAAAGTACATCAGAAAACACATACTGGTGTGAGAGCTCACATGTGCTTTGAGTGTGAGAAGACTTTTATTTCATTGAACAGTTTAAAAGTGCACCAgaggattcacactggagaaaaaccttacaagtgttcacactgtgacaagagattcagtcagtcaggaacactgaaaacacatgagaggatccacagcagagagaagctgcacacgtgtgatcagtgtggaaagagtaaAGTCACCTGA